From the Sinorhizobium garamanticum genome, one window contains:
- a CDS encoding DUF411 domain-containing protein, giving the protein MSKILKAVVLASILSGAPALAGEKDVMLYKNPQCGCCEGYADYLRQNGFNVTVKATHDLAAMSREAGIPDEAQGCHLSMIDGYAVSGHVPIGTVKKLLTERPDIKGVTLPGMPMGSPGMSGTKEGPFEMLEINKSGGVGGVYARE; this is encoded by the coding sequence ATGTCCAAGATTCTGAAAGCAGTCGTCCTTGCCTCCATCCTGTCGGGTGCCCCCGCGCTCGCCGGCGAAAAGGACGTGATGCTTTACAAGAACCCGCAATGCGGCTGCTGCGAGGGCTATGCCGACTATCTGCGCCAAAACGGGTTCAACGTGACCGTCAAAGCGACGCATGATCTCGCTGCGATGAGCCGCGAGGCCGGCATTCCGGACGAGGCCCAGGGTTGCCACCTCTCGATGATCGACGGCTATGCCGTAAGCGGTCACGTGCCGATCGGCACGGTCAAAAAGCTCTTGACCGAGCGGCCGGACATCAAGGGTGTGACATTGCCCGGCATGCCCATGGGTTCGCCCGGCATGAGCGGCACGAAGGAAGGCCCCTTCGAGATGCTGGAGATCAACAAATCCGGCGGCGTCGGCGGCGTTTACGCCAGGGAATAG